A stretch of Candidatus Hinthialibacter antarcticus DNA encodes these proteins:
- a CDS encoding NUDIX domain-containing protein translates to MKSKTATKSVVKKTAAKLTKTKAAIKKKITAKKAVVKKTTVKKIAKSKTSKPSNRKTATKKTAAKKIIKKTVPPQKASSKKSSSPKSVSKKLVAAKKPAPRRRPTVHKSNTPQFPPTSWGSGAEIHFEATEHQPPRELTCVAGGFVFYQDKLVLANIPGRGWEIIGGRIDIGEAPEETFRREAQQQIGITFSKVKMLGVIRIQHTGPEPPNCPYPYPIGYGIQYIAIADELVPFHGGEESLGRSLISAEGLKEHYFDWNEHNEAVFKYAFSVYHKWRKKLDRE, encoded by the coding sequence GTGAAATCGAAAACGGCAACCAAATCGGTCGTAAAAAAAACCGCTGCGAAGCTCACGAAAACAAAAGCGGCCATCAAGAAAAAAATCACCGCCAAAAAAGCGGTCGTGAAAAAAACTACCGTAAAGAAAATCGCAAAATCAAAAACGTCTAAGCCATCCAATCGCAAAACAGCAACAAAAAAAACGGCGGCAAAAAAAATCATAAAAAAAACAGTTCCACCCCAAAAAGCCTCAAGCAAAAAAAGTTCATCTCCCAAATCTGTCAGCAAAAAACTGGTTGCGGCAAAAAAACCCGCGCCGAGGCGCAGGCCGACCGTTCATAAATCCAACACGCCTCAGTTTCCCCCCACGTCTTGGGGCAGCGGCGCGGAAATTCACTTTGAAGCGACCGAACATCAGCCTCCGCGTGAACTGACTTGCGTGGCGGGCGGGTTTGTCTTTTATCAAGACAAACTGGTGCTGGCGAACATCCCGGGACGCGGCTGGGAAATCATCGGCGGGCGCATTGATATCGGTGAAGCGCCGGAAGAAACCTTTCGCCGCGAAGCCCAACAACAAATCGGCATTACGTTCTCCAAAGTCAAAATGTTAGGCGTCATCCGCATCCAACATACCGGGCCGGAGCCGCCCAACTGCCCCTATCCCTATCCAATCGGTTATGGGATCCAATACATCGCCATCGCCGACGAACTGGTCCCGTTCCACGGCGGCGAAGAGTCGCTCGGGCGTTCGCTGATTTCAGCCGAGGGCCTCAAAGAACATTACTTCGATTGGAACGAACACAACGAAGCGGTATTTAAATATGCGTTTAGCGTGTATCACAAATGGCGCAAAAAACTCGACCGCGAATGA